In Onthophagus taurus isolate NC chromosome 6, IU_Otau_3.0, whole genome shotgun sequence, a genomic segment contains:
- the LOC111427971 gene encoding luciferin 4-monooxygenase-like, with protein sequence MDRILNGPDFITPIPLVSIGIRLFEKLKEKEDDVLYVDVSKDTKLTNKEFLILCCKLAESLRNCGFKENDVLAISAENSIYYNVPTVAGLFLGMITGFINQNYTKNEFLHLLNIYQPKIIFMSSKLLQFFESSDSIKIIILDEEVIPGYDNLNMFIKKYCEPNFLIKNFKPVDVNTIEQIAFIASSSGTTGLSKAVMITHDNTAIRVNHISDPRFSLAKEEVVLLVVPNFHAFGILVSICGIINGNKLVIMQRFDEETYLKSIEKYKITNLPIVPTIIYRLVKSCILKDYNVSTVEEILCGSTPLSESVEKEFIKWFPNLQSFRQIYGLTESTFGITVMPTGETKFGSSGKIVPGMSLCICDEFGNRLGPNQRGEINLKGRMVTKGYYRNPKATKTTFIDGWLHTGDVGYYDEEGFVFIVDRLKDLIKYKGFQVPPAEVEGILISHPNVKAACVVGKPDEFAGELPTGFVVKQPNSNVTEEELIQFVAERISKTKHLHGGIYFWDELPLTASGKIQRHILRDSFK encoded by the exons atgGATCGTATATTAAATGGGCCGGATTTTATAACACCGATTCCATTGGTTTCAATTGGAATaagattatttgaaaaattaaaagaaaaagaagacgATGTTTTAtac GTTGATGTTTCAAAAGATACGAAACTTACaaacaaagaatttttaattttatgctgTAAATTAGCGGAAAGTCTTCGAAATTGTGGgtttaaagaaaacgacgttttagCTATTTCCGCGGAAAatagtatttattataatgttCCCACAGTTGCTGGTTTATTTCTTGGGATGATTACAGGATTTATTAACCAAAATTAcactaaaa atGAATTTTTACACCTTTTGAATATATACCaaccaaaaatcatttttatgtctTCAAAATTACTCCAATTCTTTGAATCATCCgattcaataaaaatcataattttagatgaagaagtAATTCCAGGTTATGATAACCtaaatatgtttattaaaaaatattgcgaACCTAATTTtctcatcaaaaattttaaacctgTTGATGTAAATACTATTGAGCAAATTGCGTTTATTGCATCATCTTCTGGTACCACCGGTTTATCAAAAGCTGTTATGATAACTCATGATAACACAGCAATAAGAGTGAATCATATAA gTGACCCAAGATTTTCTTTAGCAAAAGAAGAAGTTGTTTTATTAGTAGTACCAAATTTTCACGCTTTTGGTATATTAGTTAGTATTTGTGGAATTATCAATGGCAATAAACTGGTTATAATGCAAAGATTTGACGAAGAAACTTACCTAAAATCCatcgaaaaatataaaataacaaatttaccCATCGTTCCAACGATAATTTACAGGTTAGTTAAAAGTTGTATTCTTAAAGATTATAATGTCTCAACGGTCGAGGAAATTCTTTGTGGGAGTACACCACTAAGTGAAAGCGTCGAAAAAGAATTCATCAAATGGTTTCCGAATTTACAAAGTTTTCGTCAAATTTATGGTTTAACTGAATCAACGTTTGGGATTACTGTAATGCCAACGGGAGAGACAAAATTTGGATCATCGGGGAAAATCGTTCCTGGAATGTCGCTTTGTATTTGCGATGAATTTGGTAATCGCTTAGGTCCTAATCAACgaggagaaattaatttaaaaggtAGAATGGTAACTAAAGGTTATTATCGTAACCCAAAAGCAACAAAAACCACTTTTATCGACGGTTGGTTACACACCGGAGATGTTGGTTATTACGATGAAGAAGGTTTCGTTTTTATCGTCGATAGACTCAAAGATTTGATTAAATACAAAGGGTTTCAAGTTCCACCAGCTGAAGTAGAAGGAATTTTAATATCTCATCCAAATGTTAAAGCAGCTTGTGTTGTTGGTAAACCAGATGAATTTGCTGGGGAGTTACCAACTGGTTTCGTGGTTAAACAACCAAATTCAAATGTAACTGAAGAGGAATTGATTCAATTCGTAGCTG aacgAATTTCAAAAACGAAACATTTACATGGAggaatttatttttgggatGAGTTACCACTTACAGCTAGTGGCAAAATTCAAAGACACATCCTGAGGGATTCcttcaaataa